The window AACTGTATCCCCTGAAAATCTGAGATCTTCCTGCCGAAAGCCTCCCTCTCCAGGGAATACCGCGTCGAGGAGTCAAGGACCGCTTGAGCTATCCCCACGGCCTGAGCCGCGACCCCTATTCTTCCCGCATCAAGCGTTTTCATGGCGACCTTAAAGCCCCCTCCCTCTTTGCCAAGAACCCGGCTCGCCGGCACCTCGCAGTTCTCAAAGACAATCTGCGAGGTGCTCGTCCCCTTTATTCCGAGCTTGCTTTCCGATTTTCCAAGAGAGATTCCGGGAGCGTCAAGATCAATGATAAATGCCGTGACCCCGCCGCTTCGTTTCGTCTTGTCGGTCTTTGCGAAAACCACGGCGACTTCCGCCTCGCGACCGTTGGTAACCCATGCTTTTCGTCCCGTTAAGGATGTAGGCCCCGCCTTTTTTCACGGCGCCTGTCTTTATGCCTGCCGCATCCGAACCCGACTCGGGTTCGCTAAGAGCGAAGCACCCTACGGCGCCCCGGCACATCCGCGGCAGATATTCTTCCTTCTGCTCCTCGGTGCCGAAATCAATAATCGGAGCGCACGCAAGGGAATTATGAGCCATAACTATCGC of the Candidatus Dadabacteria bacterium genome contains:
- a CDS encoding acyl-CoA dehydrogenase family protein, producing MVFAKTDKTKRSGGVTAFIIDLDAPGISLGKSESKLGIKGTSTSQIVFENCEVPASRVLGKEGGGFKVAMKTLDAGRIGVAAQAVGIAQAVLDSSTRYSLEREAFGRKISDFQGIQFMLADMATRIEASRLLTHKAALMKDRGEKYAKHSSMAKLYASETAMWVATKGIQVHGGNGYTTDYPVERHFRDAKITEIYEGTSEIQRIIIARQILSESL
- a CDS encoding acyl-CoA dehydrogenase family protein, coding for MAIEEISRACASTGAIVMAHNSLACAPIIDFGTEEQKEEYLPRMCRGAVGCFALSEPESGSDAAGIKTGAVKKGGAYILNGTKSMGYQRSRGGSRRGFRKDRQDETKRRGHGIYH